The following coding sequences lie in one Salmo salar chromosome ssa13, Ssal_v3.1, whole genome shotgun sequence genomic window:
- the ankrd33aa gene encoding photoreceptor ankyrin repeat protein codes for MAHALNDPHLGAGPSEDSELSQNESETASLVSEDSIMPDYEMRRGGGGTTSTLYEACNRNEALTLQRVLERGVTKEEVMELDINGRNGLMLAVSRGYVDIVYGLHTCPLIDINHQDNEGSTAVMIAAQAGYISILNFILNYYPKVDLEVRDIRGFTALIKAAIQGREDCVSSLIMAGADINVVDDVKGKSITDWALKTSRFEVLQRLRRLQACPIAEQFCDSYVMEWPELKELVAKAMAPKNLTQRLKDSLTFSFPNDPQDNGVLDHMVRMTTSIHSPLVSMGCRPLCPTSPPEVGKRRLAVPELMEKHSSKELEESSVCHSNGVKCSFTPVPASSSLLLANCCSDTKRRGSVLSTTANGVQNILPHSLANRNSVFPYGCIPTITFTKSAEKTPKKAKKTKRHKGHLEPPVWKYKSDKQEKKKEKEKLEEEKEVQEKALKKSKMKAAKAAAKAKEPAKAS; via the exons ATGGCTCATGCACTAAATGACCCACACCTGGGCGCCGGCCCATCCGAGGACTCTGAACTCTCTCAGAATGAGTCTGAAACGGCGAGCTTGGTGTCTGAGGACTCTATTATGCCAGACTATGAGATGAGGCGGGGTGGAGGAGGCACCACCTCTACACTGTACGAGGCCTGTAACAGGAACGAGGCGCTAACCCTACAGAGGGTCCTGGAGAGGGGGGTTACTAAGGAAGAAGTCATGGAGCTGGACATCAACGGCAGG AATGGCCTGATGTTGGCTGTCTCCAGAGGCTACGTGGACATCGTCTACGGTCTACACACGTGTCCACTGATAGACATCAACCATCAGGACAACGAAGGCAGCACAGCAGTGATGATCGCTGCCCAGGCCG gcTACATATCCATCCTCAACTTCATCCTGAACTACTACCCTAAGGTAGACCTGGAGGTGAGGGACATCAGAGGCTTCACTGCCCTCATCAAGGCAGCCATACAGGGCAGGGAGGACTGTGTGTCTTCCCTCATAATGGCCG GTGCTGATATCAACGTAGTGGATGATGTCAAAGGGAAAAGCATAACAGACTGGGCCCTGAAGACAAGTCGCTTCGAGGTCCTGCAGCGTCTCCGTCGCCTCCAGGCGTGTCCCATCGCCGAACAGTTCTGCGATAGCTACGTGATGGAGTGGCCCGAGCTGAAGGAGTTGGTGGCTAAAG ccatggcccCCAAGAACCTGACCCAGCGTCTGAAGGACAGCTTGACCTTCAGCTTCCCCAACGACCCTCAGGACAATGGGGTGTTGGACCACATGGTGAGGATGACAACGTCCATCCACAGTCCACTAGTCTCCATGGGCTGCCGGCCACTCTGCCCCACCAGCCCCCCCGAGGTCGGGAAGCGGCGGCTGGCTGTGCCGGAGCTGATGGAAAAGCACAGCAGCAAGGAACTGGAGGAGAGCTCCGTGTGTCATAGTAATGGTGTTAAGTGTTCCTTCACGCCGGTGCCGGCGTCGTCCTCCCTCTTGCTCGCCAACTGCTGCTCGGACACGAAGCGGAGGGGTAGTGTTCTCTCAACGACTGCAAACGGCGTCCAGAACATCCTCCCCCATTCCTTGGCGAATCGGAACAGTGTCTTCCCGTACGGCTGCATCCCCACGATCACCTTCACTAAGTCTGCGGAAAAAACACCCAAGAAGGCGAAGAAGACGAAGAGGCACAAGGGCCACCTGGAGCCTCCAGTCTGGAAGTACAAATCGGATAAGCAGGAGAAGAAAAAGGAAAAGGAGAAgttggaggaagagaaggaagtgCAAGAGAAGGCACTTAAGAAATCTAAAATGAAGGCAGCCAAGGCGGCGGCCAAGGCCAAGGAGCCCGCCAAGGCAAGTTAA